The Poecilia reticulata strain Guanapo linkage group LG4, Guppy_female_1.0+MT, whole genome shotgun sequence genomic interval aggctttttttttttttctcagagacTTTTGAAGCACCGCCGAGTGTCGTTGGCTTCTGCGTGTAAATCAGCTGAAACGTCCTCCATCTCCTCAGCGCTGATGATCAGGCCTCCCTCCTCCACGTCCTAATTTATCATTTCAGGATGGCATTAATGCCACTGATGATGAACATTCAGACACTCATCAAGGGTTACTGATGGTGCTTCAGTTACCCTTAGAGCCTGATTTGCTGCCTGTGAGAGCCGGGCGACGCCGTCGTGAGCTCCAAAAATCctgagcagctctctgctgTTGGCCACATTTTGAAGCACTCTGCAAGAATATTAAAGATATAATGTTGTTCAGTTTATCCCAAAAGTATCCATGCCCCCCCTTTCCACACATTTTACCACATCAAAACTATAAATCCAATGTATTTCAATGGGATTTCATGtaataaaccaaactgaaaGTAACGCATATCTGGGAAGTAGGGATGAACCGATATCGATATCCGATATAAACATTGCTTTTATGGCTGATAACTAATATGTAATGCAACTAATATGCAATACTGTGTACATattatacagctctggaaaagaCAGACAACTCCACTGAaacccattgaaaacctcatggttattccaccaaatgttgatttctgatctcttcctgagttaaaacattaatattgtttccaaattaatttgaacttgttttctttgcattatttgaggtctgaaagcaccgcatgtttttcattattctgaccatttctcactttctgcaaatgaaaactaaatttatGCTTTGAATTTTGCAGGCTGTctgtagttcatagaataaaataataatgttcattttactcaaacatatacctatgaAGAGTAAAATcttatttgttttccagagctgcatatttaaatggcaacaagatggaGATAAATATTGACATCGGTCCAGTTTATTTATCGGACCGATATCGATATGTTAGAAATTACTAATATCAGCCGATACCAATGTCACTGCTGATATATTGCGCATCTCCtctgaaaagtaaaagtagaattttacaaaacttactgaaaataaaagtcagaaaacagaGGTTTGAATCATTTAGGAAACGGTTTCCCACTATTCCACTTTGTCACTTTCCTCCACTTTGTGTTAAATGCTCTCTTGAAATTTAACTTGAGTCTCCAAATCCCACATGTTGCTCACATACTGTCGCAACTCCGCTGCTGCAGCACCCAGCTCCTCTGCGTGCTCCTCAGCCCGGGTCACGGCGTCCGTCTGGGTCGCACACTTCCAGGTCGCGTTTAGCTTTCCAAAAAGCTCCAGTTTGCCTCCGTCTACCTGAGCAGCAAGACTCTCCTCTTCCTGCGATGTACACAACACGAGCTAAGtgtcagaaaaatctgaacataTGCGTTTTCAGTTGTGCCCTGTGAAAGGGAGTGTgcttacttttttaattttctgaggCATAAAAAGGGCGTCTTTAGTTTTCTTCATCGTATCGTAAATCCGCTCCATCGCAGGCGGCAGCCAGCTTCGTTCTCTCCGCAGCGCAGCCAGAGCGGTCTGTAAAATAACGAACAAAAAGTGCAGAAAATTACAACTCTCCAGACAGCAAATCAATAAGACTGCGTGTCATGGGTATTTAACCCCTACATGCCGCTTACCTGCAGATTTTCTAGACCGATGGCGCCTTTAAGGTTAAGCCTCTGTGTTTTCTCAACTGTCTCCTGGACAGACAGCAGCTGCTCTGCCACTGCCGTCACAGAAACGGTTGAGGCCGTCAGTACGTCTGCAGTCGGCTTCAGAACAGCCTGGACGGTTTGTGAGAGGTCGCCAATGTCGGCTCTGATGTTCTCCAGCACTGACGAGacggaaaaaacaaaaaacattacattaactTACTGTTGCTCACTTACAATGTAGCAATGTAGCTATAAACAAGCAGAGTTAGCAAAATATCCAACTATAATAACctgcatttaataaaacaccatAATATTTAGAGTCAAAATGAAGTCTGTCTGGAAAAGAGTTTTGGGATCAATAAGCAGAGGAGCCACAGTAGTCAAATGTGGACTGAATTATTCTACAGTGTTTGTTATGCCGTGTGTCGTCTCATCTTATGGGCTGGATGTGTTGTTTCAGAGTTGGTAAATAACTAACTTTAGCTCTGAATGCAGAAAcctctttaatatttattgcCAATTATTATTTACCACACATTTGCATTACTGCTCAGTACAAGCCTTAGTTTGATCATCAGATTCTGCTTCCACATTGGGAATACTTCTGGCTCCCGGGTAGATTGTATAATCTTGTTTGCATTCAGTCTGCACAGCAATAATCCGACGCGGCACAGAGACCAGCAAAGACACAATCTGAGCTCCTGTCTTCCTGTCCCAGCCTTAAAAAGCAACCAATAAGCAGATAACGATCTCTCACACATGCGGGCCCCTTCCTGCTCGCCGTCCGCTCCGGCCCCCTGAATGGTGCACCGTCTGTCTTTAATTTCCGCCATGATTTGCTCAGCTTCCTCCATCATCTGACTTTTCTGACCGTCGGAAACAGAACTTGAGACGTCAGGTTCCACTGAAGCCTGCTGCTCTGCCAAACCTGCCAAAGTAAATATTTGGACAATGTTCAGTTTGactaaactttctttttttttttttttttaatcagacacTACTAGGAGTTTTAACCATTTGCTGCTTGGATGAGAGCCACAGCCTCGAAGAGAAGGTCTTGCACCTGGATTACAGTTCTGTTGACGTTCTTTAAGGTCTTTTCGAGATCCAAGGTTATGTCAGGCATCtgtaacattttagaaaaaaacagtttgaacaaTATTGATTTCCCCCCCATCTCACActaatgtaaaatgttcaaaggTTCTGAGAAATGACCTGTAAAATGTGCAACAAGTGACCAGAGGTCAAcagtgtttttaatgacttgtaagttagtttatcttatttcaactgaactatgttttcattagaaactggaccaaaattacttggcaagattttgtgtgttttgcagagtacaaatacaaatatatgtAAGTATTCTTCTCTCCAGTACACATTAAACATATCTTTGTCAGTACAACAACATTAGCAAGCCCCCAACAATGCCTGATTGTATACCGTATGTCCTCCAATCCGATAGACCTCAGCTGGgttaatgtcaaataaaatccgCTACATTTGGAACATGTTCAAATCCAGTTTTCTCACTGCCAAATTTCTCCACTGGTACCTCGTTATTTTGGCGAGTCAGGTCATTTCCAACCAGAGCGATGTCCGCCTCGAGCTGCTCCACGTTTGGTTCCACCCATCTCACAGCACCGCTGTATTCATCAACCCGAAGCTGGTAATGATGGAGACGAATGCGCCCAGTTTCATGGAGAACTTTGCAGTgcgaaggggggaaaaaaatggccaAGGTATGAACTCCTGTAGGAAATGTATTATGAGCCCGTACCTTTGTTTGCGATGCGTCAGCCTCCAGCAGGCTCAGCTCGGGGAGGCCGGCGGTGATGTTCAGCACCAGCTGACGCAGCAGAGCCAGACCGCTGTCCTCTTTCTCCAAGTCCACCAGCAGAGCGCAATCACAGCCATCACATCCTGTCACAAAACACGGGCTTTAATGTCGACTCTTCACgtcaaaactgtaaaattaactttgagCGTTAACTTACCGTGGCAGGGATTGCCGCCGTTAGCCCCCGTGGCGCACTCTGTCAGAGGGATGAGACGTTACAGTGGCTTGCATCACATCAGGGCCACTTAATCTGACACTAAAAGCACCGCTGAGCCTGAAAGGACTGTTTAATAAAGTCCTTGGTGGCGCCGCAAACACCTGACGATGTAATCTCGATCGACAAGAGTTGGAAATGAATTATGTGTAAAGTATTACAACAGCCccatgtcatttatttttatttaaattctccTGGTGTTGCAGCAGCTGTCAGAATGCCATGTTGTTAAAACAGAGACGTACCTGAACCTGTCCGGACTCTGGCCCTTGAAAGCCACTGAGTTAAGGTCAGttcattccttttttatttagtttcctAATTAGTTTCCTTATTTAGCTCCTGGATCTTCATTATTTGCTCCTCGCTCCCTCTGCTACCTTGTTCTGTTTACGTCAGTAGTCCATATCTGGCCGCCTGCGTTCCTATAAGTTgcttatttctttaattttttaaactaaattgcTTGATTTCAACCTACATCTGGGACCTTTCCAGCCGCAATCATGACTCAAAACAGGGCTCAGAAGAAAGGGATACCATACAAATAAGCAGTTGGCTTGTAGATAGGTAGCACTggttatatttatataatatttaactttttgctGTAGTTTTCCCAGCAGTGAGCCTCAGAGATTTCTTTTTACCTCCCTGTCCGTCTGGTGATAAGATAAATATGGCTCCTCATCCAGCCTTGTGGCCACAGCTGAAAGAGACGGGGCCTCAACATGTTGCGTCACATTTAGAAATGACTGATGAACTGTGAGTCAGACACTCTGAAGAActtcaaaatgttgaaatttagATTTCAAGAACACTTTAGTTGCATTTCTGTGACAGAAATTGCCAATAATCGTAGCAATTTTTCAAAAACGAttgtctcttaaaagtgttttccACTCCCAACTGAAgaaaagtgctaaaaaaaatcattaaaggGCTGTTTATTCAATTTTTCTAGAGGTGTCGATGTGTAAAAGGTGCTGGCTCTGGTTGCATCTTTAGATGTCATGTTGTTActtcaaatctgatttttgtaGCTAAAAATTGTCCCCACTCACCTCCAGTTAGAGAGTCACAGCCGCTTAAGCTGCCGTCTGTGCAGATGCAGGGTTTGCAGATGTCTCCAGGCACCATGGGGTTACCATAGTAGCCAAATGCACACCTTCAATGCGAAGATGTTTGTATACAGTGTAAGTGTAATAAAGTTCAGATGATTATTGTTTAAATACTGAGTTTGTGCCCTCACCTCTCGCAGCGAGCTCCACTGTAGCCTCTTTTACACAAACACTCAACAACTCCTGGGCTGATGTCGAGGCAAGCTACCGCAAAACtgcagggggggaaaaaacatattcaaaatatacaaacatgttaaaaaatatgtaaaactaaaaCCTATAACAGATCATCAAAAACTGTTGGCATTGGTACAGTGACATAGATCATTTACAATGCGACTGCTCTTGTATTCACGCTCTTTAAAGCTTTTGATTCGTTTTCAGGGTCTGTCGGCATCATGCGGTTTGACCTGACAGCATTTTCCAGCGATTCCGTGGGGAAGTCGTCTGAATCTGTCAGATTCTGAAGGCATTTCTTGCTCACAGCCCTCTTCAGGCGAcatcacagattttctgttaaGACTGACATCTGAACCCCAGTCGGGGGAatcaaaactttcattttcctttcacgagatctttgttttgttgatttctgACATAAGTCTGGACAGAAAATCATCTTCAGCTTTCACAGCAGACATCTGACTACCTTAAGAAAAGTAACCACAGaaaatgatgctgccaccaccctgCTTCAGTGTGGTTATGGTGTTCACTTTGGCGAACATCAGTGCTTTTTGTCCAAAATACCTTTTGAAAATGAACCGAAAATGTATATGCAATTTCATTAGATATCTCAAAAGCTTTAGGGAGATTTTACATGTTCTAGGCTTTTGTCTAACAAACTTCTGCATCCCTGCACCTTCCCCCCCTGTATTCTCATTATATTAGAGATCAATCCATTTTTCATACCGTCATTGTTGTCCCGTAAGTCCTCTAGCTACCAAAGGATTTATATTAATACAAAggaatgttttgaaaaattctCCTAACTCTTGAATTCCAAGATGAGATTATTGTTGATCCTTTGAGCTCTCGGCAAACCGTGactttagcttaaaaaaatgcaactgagAAAACGGTGGAAAAAAATCCTATGACATCtgaactttatttcattttaatcgGATTAACTATGAATGGTGAATCAAAAGTTGCGTTATTAAGGATGTGCATCAGGTCACTGTAGcgttttgctgctgttgttgttctgtttgcCGTAGTTTTCTTCCATACAGATTTATTTGAGTTGAATAACTGCGATTGTCTCGTTTGTCGCGttacaaactttaaatgttaacaggtgtgtgtgtgttcactttGTAGAACCACTGTAACTGTAATGCTGGTCATTAGATGCTCACTTGTTGTGTGTGGAGGGACAGGGACAGGCTCGGCAGGTCCTGTTGGCGGCGTGTCCGTGGAAACCCTCCCTGCACCGATCACATCGATCCCCCGCGGCGTCAAACCGGCAGTTCTGGAGGTCACAcagacaaaacatatttttcccaCAAAAGTGACAGCCTTAAAGTACGATGAAGCATTTTGCACCTTGCTTGTGAGCGTACGGTTGAAACCAGATATCTACGtacaacagataaaaacaaaaacaaaaatttctcACCGTCTGAAGTTACGTcagaacaaagttttttttgtttagttagaATTACACAAAAGTACTTCCATTTGCTACATTTAAGAAAACTtagtgagaacattttttagagattatcatagataattgttttttttttttaactgaatataaTTCTGGTTTCAGCTGGATGTGAGTTGAAGCACCAACCGTGCAGCTCCCTGTTTGTGCATCACACAAATCAGAGAGTCCGTTGCAGCGGCATGGCACACACCGTCCCTTACTTGGTCCTGTTCGTTCTCTGTAGAAGCCAGGGCTGCACTTTCAtgcaagacaaaacaaagctgCATGTCCTGGTTCATTTCACATGCAAGACTGAGGTGAGCTGGTGAGGAAATTTATAAGGAGTGCTGTATTTCTCTGTAAGCAATTCTGACATTACACCTTTTCATTAAATGTGGCTAGACGGGTGAATTACAGTTTGCTCTTGCATTGTTTTGTCTTCCTTTGAGACATATCTGTCTTACTTCCTATCAGAGACAGCCTctcaattgaaaataaattattttaaacctaaatatgCCATGGgtgaggatttttatttttatttttttgtgtgtgtgtgtaactaTATGTACTTTAGTATTGAAGCCACATGATTGTGTTCAGTAATTCCTGGCACAGAATATGATTACAATCTCTAAAATTTGAATGCAAATCACGTCTTTTCATTtcagattacaaaaataaaaatcccattGACCTCAGCACGCATCACATTTCCAGACAAAACCTCTAAATTTGCCGAGTTACCTCGGGGCCAGCACCTGCTGCTGTCTGGTCGCTGACGGAGGGATCACAGAACTTTTTCGTGCCACTTTTCTTCCAAAGCCTCCGAGTGTCTCTGTCGTGCCAGCCTTTTGAATTGTTCTGAGCACAAAGGCAAATtggagcaaaagagaaaaacaaccccagtgcaaagcaaagcaaaggcGCTTTCTGCTTCATTATGCGTCTTTCAGCTTCGCCTCATTAGGCAAGCTGTGGAGAAATCCTTCTTCTTAAGAGCAATGTGTCTCTTTGTAGTGCAGGCTACGCGCTGCAGAAAGTGAACCTTGGAGCTTTTCGGGGTGAAAATAAGTTTAGGTTCAAAGTTCACCGAGGTGTGGTCACACTTGCAGGCGTGAATTTGTTCAAGAAAGCAGCGGATAATGAAGAAATTGTATGAAGCGAGATGAAAGCAGGAGAGACGCTGAGATGAGAACTGATTCTTTGCCAGGTGGTCAGCAGGTGGGAAAACACattagtaaaaaagaaacaggaagcgtttaaaaaatgaatacaacGCTACAGATGTGAAgttattttaaccttttattttctgtgccaGTCTTGAACTCAGTTTTAATCattaaactaataataaaatgtcGTTATCCCACAAATTAGCCATTGGtgcagaacaaaaatgtttcaaccGTGGGACAATATTCGAGTAAAAGTTGTAAACATAGGCTAAGATATCTCTGTAAAATATCTTCTTCAACATGCAGAGAAGacagttataaaaatgtatttttattaaagcaaattTAAACCACGCTGGAAAAGAAAACGTAGCTAGTGAGCTAACATGctaatttaatctgttttatggAGATGGAGAAGATGTTTTTTACATGCTACATATTTAGTCCTTGCTCTATTATCACAACACAAATGCCAGAAGgcaattttttccccacaatttTGGGTTGGCTGGTTAGGATAATTgttgtttatattaaaaaaaatgtaattcaagctgggggaaaaaaagaacttcTGCTGCTAGCGAGCTAACATGCTAATTCAATTGTACACTAGAGGTTAGTGTTTTGTGGAGTTGGGAAATATGTTGTTTGCATGCTTAATATTTAGTACTTGCTCTgccagaagacatttttttaggtTGGCTAGTTGTACTTCTTTAACCCAAAGCAATACtattatttgtacatttttagcCAATATGTGTAGCCCCAAGTAAACTTTATGAAAGTAATTTTAGGAACAGAATTTGAATCACATCTAGACAAAACTTCCAAGTTTTCATCTTGACAGCTTTTTAGCTTTTAGTCTCCATCCAACATTATCATCTTGTTCATTAAACAAACAGTCACCATTTTGAAGTCTGAactttttgttcttattttttatttcatcttaacCCCACAGCATTTTGATTAGTGGTTAGTTTGAATGTTCGCAAATGTTTCCATGGCTTTATAGAAGTTAAAATTGGCAACTATGTTCAATATCTATTACATCTCTGAAAAAGTTTGATCCTTTTTCAGGGATTCTTCAGATGTCAACTTTCATATTCAAACAGCTtgtggaggagggaggagacTTTGTTGTTTAGGTTTAGAGAAACTACAGAGATAAAAACAAGCATCTGCTGGATTCATAGCTCACCTCACTGGCCctgaaaatgtgccaaaaaTCAGTTTGTCCACCACGGTTGTCGCTGCATTCATCAGACCCAATAATTAATGATGGTTGGACATTTTCCCATTGAAAACAAGAGACAGATGTTAGGGGCTAATGTTTCCCCCTTGTGCAGAGAACGACTTTAATGAATGTTCTCGACTCTGTCCAAGGTTAAATatccaaattttatttcaattttcatttagaatttttttaacaagttgtacaaacagaaacatctgaaTAGTTGAGAATTTACACCCGAAGAATAATTTCTTCTACATCCCTGAGAGAGGTAATGTATTCCCTATGAGAGCCTTATGTCAGACAGGTTCACAAGCTATGTATCTTTAGAATACAAAAAAACTGATAAGTGTTGCTTATACTTTAGAACGATCTCTTTCTAGGGTTCTCGTACTCATAAAATTGGGTACAAAGCGTAGCTTGCAATGCCACAAGTGTTGCCGCCGTTCCGGGCCATCCGCATGTATCCGCCTTCACCCCAGCTGCTTCCCCaactaggaaaaaaaagaagaaaaatcagtaaaacatCAAGGcgtatcattttttttaagtgacaccaaggtttcccccagaaaacctgctaagcccggtggttggaCACtcggcagtcattcatccagtgattctttgtgtttttgagttaaaaaatgtttaaagttgacaggaaatttgaaaatatcatttgataattatgtgttattgaaagattagAAGAttattaatacctgaacaccaacaataaagtcttaaaaaatgcaaaaataaaaattttggtggaggcacaagtaaagccttgtggcccgccaggcttataatacactgggacACATTTTGATTTACATAAAAAGTGTCATACCTGTTTTTGAGGATCCAGTAGTCTTGTCCTTGCTCAGAGCCGTAGCCGACCAGCAGCACTGCGTGGCTCAGGTGGTTGGAGTTACAGCTGGGCTCGTTGTAAATTCCTGCAGAGAAATTCAAAGGTAAGGCTTTATGTAAAGctggggtccccaaactttttcctgtgagggccacataacctTTCCCtttctggtggggggccggagtcagtttgtaacagaaaaagtgtgacgattgtaggagtgcctaaatgtaaaaatttattgttttccagcaaacacaatcaaataacattctctgggttcttcacagaaaatatccaggaaggattatagtccatATTTTttgaactatgagccgcactggactataagccacaaccccaaagttttgttttttttaaagccagtaaacagcagatatctctgccgctccaggttttccacaccAATACAGCAggagcagaggggggcggacacccaaaattaaTAACAGGTAATAACAGGTAAATTGAATATcgcatttattacggttgaaaaagaaaaagttgccaagtttagatttaactgaactgattacggtagtttacAAATGGTAattgtaacagtaaaagtgctgatccttcgtgtctgctactagcatgtgctaaatgaaaatgggcgccgCCGCcttcttcttttgatttcaacggcagcttgtgtccattattgttgcactacttccatctactggatcctaatatctagacctcaaattctcataaagatcccaaaaaaacctaaaaatcttctttttcccctcaatgctatttaactgatcaacattctcaaatttcaattccctattaaaacctaattctgttttaatgggcgctttcttcttttatttccaattttgacttccaatgattcacttcctgctaaagagcccactggtggttgaagaaaaattcacatataagcggcttatagtccggaaaatatggtatatgaaaaaaaaatctgaatgctctcttgTTATTGTTCAgagggccggaccaaatgtggaggcgggccaaatccggcccgcgaGCCGTAGTTTGAGGACCACTGATGTAAAGACTCCCTGCCTTCTCTGCTTTGAATCATCATGAATGATTAGATTTCCATCTTACAAAACACGTCATTAGTAGTAAATAGTAAAGAATACAATTGCAAAGTTATTTCATCAATAACATTGAGTTTTATCAGATAAGAACATCATCCAaaacttcatccatccatccattttcttgcacccttgtcccttagtggggtagggagggctgctggtgcctatctccagctaacgttccgggcgagaggcggggtcaccctggacagtaTTTCAGAAATTCTATTCCAGAAGTCAAATCCATGCAGTCAAATATAAAGATTCATTACACAAACAGTAATATATTATAAGCATTTATCTCTGATAATTTTAATGAAGGCTTTTAgctaaaatgaaaccaaacttttgttcacacattttccttctacttaactttccattaatatgctgAAATACAGAACTCAGCTTTTTTGAACAATGGccttttttgttcttccttctTATAGTGAGC includes:
- the LOC103463811 gene encoding laminin subunit alpha-3 isoform X1, whose protein sequence is MKQKAPLLCFALGLFFSFAPICLCAQNNSKGWHDRDTRRLWKKSGTKKFCDPSVSDQTAAGAGPECSPGFYRERTGPSKGRCVPCRCNGLSDLCDAQTGSCTNCRFDAAGDRCDRCREGFHGHAANRTCRACPCPSTHNNFAVACLDISPGVVECLCKRGYSGARCERCAFGYYGNPMVPGDICKPCICTDGSLSGCDSLTGECATGANGGNPCHGCDGCDCALLVDLEKEDSGLALLRQLVLNITAGLPELSLLEADASQTKLRVDEYSGAVRWVEPNVEQLEADIALVGNDLTRQNNEMPDITLDLEKTLKNVNRTVIQVQDLLFEAVALIQAANGLAEQQASVEPDVSSSVSDGQKSQMMEEAEQIMAEIKDRRCTIQGAGADGEQEGARMLLENIRADIGDLSQTVQAVLKPTADVLTASTVSVTAVAEQLLSVQETVEKTQRLNLKGAIGLENLQTALAALRRERSWLPPAMERIYDTMKKTKDALFMPQKIKKEEESLAAQVDGGKLELFGKLNATWKCATQTDAVTRAEEHAEELGAAAAELRQVLQNVANSRELLRIFGAHDGVARLSQAANQALRDVEEGGLIISAEEMEDVSADLHAEANDTRRCFKTVSRALNAQRDGVKKQEKKAEMLKASVLSVGGSIRQIERDDTKDLVEFVKITTSAVNAEVSKVKERLGNISLEVRRIPSASFSGNFLTDANRAVKRLNRVMPVLEDKLEQMKALGANTSPSANVTESIERIKDIIDETRSFVNRLSLATTFNGKSYIELHPPRNLEDIKAFTAVDLLLSLHHGDAIAARRRRRRQRHKHRDENSHFVLYLGNRDTFGDYFAMVVRNTKLICLYKLGGVIHEMETSRISTGNTSSSYFDRIVFQRVYQDATVSITKNFTSQKPISLPPKQNLPNTTSGVMSLDSQRAVFYVGGYPEEFNPPEELQYPKYRGAMKLSYINDVPVNLFNYKRAVNMQTKQRTAKIPQTELCDYYDGTGYRMAFLKEPQKEK
- the LOC103463811 gene encoding laminin subunit alpha-3 isoform X2, which produces MKQKAPLLCFALGLFFSFAPICLCAQNNSKGWHDRDTRRLWKKSGTKKFCDPSVSDQTAAGAGPECSPGFYRERTGPSKGRCVPCRCNGLSDLCDAQTGSCTNCRFDAAGDRCDRCREGFHGHAANRTCRACPCPSTHNNFAVACLDISPGVVECLCKRGYSGARCERCAFGYYGNPMVPGDICKPCICTDGSLSGCDSLTGECATGANGGNPCHGCDGCDCALLVDLEKEDSGLALLRQLVLNITAGLPELSLLEADASQTKLRVDEYSGAVRWVEPNVEQLEADIALVGNDLTRQNNEMPDITLDLEKTLKNVNRTVIQVQDLLFEAVALIQAANGLAEQQASVEPDVSSSVSDGQKSQMMEEAEQIMAEIKDRRCTIQGAGADGEQEGARMLLENIRADIGDLSQTVQAVLKPTADVLTASTVSVTAVAEQLLSVQETVEKTQRLNLKGAIGLENLQTALAALRRERSWLPPAMERIYDTMKKTKDALFMPQKIKKEEESLAAQVDGGKLELFGKLNATWKCATQTDAVTRAEEHAEELGAAAAELRQVLQNVANSRELLRIFGAHDGVARLSQAANQALRDVEEGGLIISAEEMEDVSADLHAEANDTRRCFKTVSRALNAQRDGVKKQEKKAEMLKASVLSVGGSIRQIERDDTKDLVEFVKITTSAVNAEVSKVKERLGNISLEVRRIPSASFSGNFLTDANRAVKRLNRVMPVLEDKLEQMKALGANTSPSANVTESIERIKDIIDETRSFVNRLSLATTFNGKSYIELHPPRNLEDIKAFTAVDLLLSLHHGDAIAARRRRRRQRHKHRDENSHFVLYLGNRDTFGDYFAMVVRNTKLICLYKLGGVIHEMETSRISTGNTSSSYFDRIVFQRVYQDATVSITKNFTSQKPISLPPKQNLPNTTSGVMSLDSQRAVFYVGGYPEEFNE